A DNA window from Camelina sativa cultivar DH55 chromosome 17, Cs, whole genome shotgun sequence contains the following coding sequences:
- the LOC104754700 gene encoding uncharacterized protein LOC104754700 isoform X2, with product MDEEMMGASHGWGFFCDRSDRSVRISDIFNPLASKSNPLMVPLPRLTALPTGQTEEVCNVAMSSSTPLGEEDCVVAIKFSGIQLSLCRPGCDLEWTNILTPFNCLDNSNLMYSKRDRKFYLPAPGGNYLFSYNLHCKTDDLPELHELFYRYHPKLDQSEWELLSSCSRTEYLVESSSSGERFLVKWYAHGFFSPVLKGISFKTKRLMVFREEDTVMGRIMCYTEDIGDMCIFLAKNEAFCIPASNCLGLKPNSIYFMGPGLGIYDLTTGEAHHYKAPECAPTVLTTTPYWLPPFSI from the exons ATGGACGAAGAAATGATGGGAGCTTCCCATGGATGGGGATTTTTCTGTGACCGCAGTGATCGTTCCGTACGTATCAGCGACATTTTCAATCCTTTAGCATCCAAATCAAACCCTCTCATGGTTCCTCTGCCTAGGCTTACGGCTCTGCCCACTGGCCAAACCGAAGAAGTCTGTAACGTAGCAATGTCCTCCTCTACTCCTCTTGGTGAGGAAGACTGTGTAGTGGCTATCAAGTTTTCGGGTATCCAGCTGAGTCTTTGCAGACCCGGTTGTGACCTTGAGTGGACTAACATCTTAACCCCTTTCAACTGTTTGGACAACTCAAACCTCATGTATTCCAAAAGAGACCGAAAATTCTACTTACCTGCTCCTGGAGGCAACTACTTGTTCTCCTATAATCTCCACTGTAAAACAGACGACCTCCCCGAGCTCCATGAGTTGTTCTATCGCTACCATCCAAAGTTGGATCAGTCCGAGTGGGAGCTTTTGAGTTCGTGTTCCAGGACGGAATACCTTGTGGAGTCATCCTCTAGTGGTGAACGTTTCCTAGTCAAATG GTACGCGCATGGCTTCTTCTCGCCGGTGTTAAAAGGAATTTCCTTCAAAACAAAGAGGTTGATGGTGTTTAGAGAGGAGGACACGGTGATGGGAAGAATCATGTGTTACACAGAGGACATTGGAGACATGTGCATTTTCCTTGCAAAGAACGAGGCTTTCTGCATCCCGGCTAGCAACTGTCTTGGCCTCAAGCCTAACTCCATCTATTTTATGGGACCTGGCTTAGGTATTTACGATCTCACTACTGGAGAAGCACATCATTATAAAGCTCCCGAGTGTGCACCCACCGTTCTCACCACCACCCCTTACTGGCTTCCTCCATTTTCTATCTAG
- the LOC104759084 gene encoding synaptotagmin-5-like, which produces MGKADPYVVLSMKKSGAKSKTRVVNDSLNPVWNQTFDFVVEDGLHDMLVLEVWDHDTFGKDYIGRCILTLTRVIMEEEYKDWYPLDESKAGKLQLHLKWMAQSIYRDS; this is translated from the exons ATGGGGAAAGCTGATCCATATGTTGTTCTCTCGATGAAAAAATCAGGTGCCAAGAGCAAAACTCGG GTCGTCAATGACAGCTTGAACCCGGTTTGGAACCAgacttttgattttgtagttgAAGACGGGTTACACGATATGCTAGTCCTTGAAGTTTGGGACCACGACACCTTTGGAAAG GACTACATTGGGAGATGCATCTTGACGTTGACAAGGGTTATAATGGAAGAGGAATACAAAGACTGGTACCCATTAGACGAGTCCAAAGCGGGCAAGCTTCAGTTGCATCTTAAGTGGATGGCTCAGTCAATTTATCGCGATTCCTAA
- the LOC104754697 gene encoding oil body-associated protein 1A — MEKAVHLSTKNGPKVPGEPTKTGTSMVDTAASAVQSFAPINQIHQHLCAFHFYAYDMTRQVEAHHFCGHINEDMRQCLIYDGPDANARLIGLEYIVTEKLFMTLPDDEKKLWHTHEWEVKGGFLFMPGVPEAIQRQDLEKVAKTYGKVYHFWQVDLGHQLPIGLPNIMMAVTRDGQLYPEMIKETEKQFGVSMDKERASRAYMKGPDHGIHPLANGGGKGLKLEVREVDIKPVESVPRVFV; from the exons ATGGAGAAGGCAGTTCATTTATCTACCAAAAATGGACCGAAGGTTCCAGGAGAGCCAACGAAGACTGGAACCTCCATGGTTGACACCGCAGCTTCAGCCGTACAAAGCTTTGCTCCGATTAACCAAATCCACCAACATCTCTGCGC GTTTCATTTTTATGCATATGACATGACGCGACAAGTGGAGGCACACCATTTCTGCGGTCACATCAATGAGGACATGCGTCAGTGTCTGATCTACGATGGTCCCGATGCCAACGCTCGTCTGATCGGTCTGGAGTACATTGTAACAGAGAAGCTCTTTATGACATTAcctgatgatgagaagaagctTTGGCACACTCACGAGTGGGAAGTTAAAGGAGGCTTCTTGTTCATGCCCGGTGTTCCCGAAGCAATTCAACGCCAAGATCTCGAAAAAGTCGCAAAGACTTATGGGAAAGTCTACCATTTCTGGCAAGTGGATTTGGGGCATCAGCTCCCCATTGGCTTGCCTAATATCATGATGGCCGTAACTCGAGACGGTCAACTTTATCCGGAAATGATCAAGG AGACGGAAAAGCAGTTTGGAGTATCGATGGATAAGGAGAGAGCGTCAAGGGCTTATATGAAGGGACCAGACCATGGGATCCATCCGTTGGCAAATGGAGGAGGCAAAGGGCTGAAGCTGGAGGTGCGAGAGGTTGACATAAAGCCGGTCGAGTCTGTTCCAAGGGTCTTTGTCTAA
- the LOC104754701 gene encoding uncharacterized protein LOC104754701, with the protein MSQLLFRLSKLSSRNDVLMHKSVRLFSTSPYLTLGSIGEDLPGEGGGYIGDILLFDPAKEELVTVRDKTIPEDLVNSRLVGASHGWTFFSDRCNHNSVRICDLFNPLASKSNTKIIPLPLLTTMIYGQTQVVWNVAMSSSPLHQDNEEEDCVVAINFLGNQLSLCRPGRDLGWTNKQIPFVCSENSNLMYSKRDQRFYLPAPGGNYLCSWDLDFDSDPKFNELVFPNLPELPQYGWELLNSCFKEDHWVESPSGQSFLIKWYSRVPSQRHEDPILMVFGEEEDTKEGTKNMCYTEDIGDLCIFLSKSDPFCVVASSCPGLKPNSIYLMGRCFAVYDVTTGTARHFEPPKGGPEKVPFLPYWLPPFPI; encoded by the exons ATGTCTCAGCTTCTCTTCCGTCTCTCCAAACTCTCTTCCCGGAACGATGTGCTT ATGCACAAGAGCGTTCGCTTGTTTTCAACCAGCCCGTATTTGACACTTGGCAGCATTGGTGAAGACTTGCCAGGAGAAGGCGGCGGCTACATCGGAGATATCCTCTTGTTCGATCCTGCCAAGGAAGAGTTAGTCACAGTCCGGGACAAAACAATACCCGAAGATCTCGTTAACTCGAGACTGGTCGGAGCTTCACATGGATGGACATTTTTCTCTGACCGATGCAATCATAACTCTGTACGTATCTGCGACCTTTTCAATCCCCTGGCTTCCAAATCAAACACCAAGATCATTCCTCTGCCTCTGCTTACTACTATGATCTATGGCCAAACACAAGTGGTCTGGAACGTGGCAATGTCTTCATCTCCTCTTCACCAAGACAACGAGGAAGAAGACTGTGTAGTGGCTATCAATTTCTTGGGTAACCAACTGAGTCTGTGCAGGCCCGGTCGTGACCTCGGTTGGACTAACAAACAGATCCCTTTCGTCTGCTCTGAAAACTCAAATCTCATGTACTCAAAGAGAGACCAACGTTTCTATTTGCCTGCTCCTGGAGGCAACTACCTGTGCTCTTGGGATCTCGACTTCGATAGCGATCCTAAGTTCAATGAGTTGGTGTTTCCGAACCTCCCTGAGTTGCCACAGTACGGGTGGGAGCTGTTGAATTCATGTTTTAAGGAGGACCATTGGGTGGAGTCACCTTCTGGCCAAAGTTTCTTAATCAAATG GTACTCTCGCGTCCCTTCTCAACGACACGAAGATCCAATACTGATGGTGtttggagaggaagaagacacaAAAGAGGGAACAAAAAACATGTGTTACACCGAGGACATTGGAGATCTTTGCATCTTCCTTTCAAAGAGTGATCCTTTCTGTGTTGTGGCAAGTTCTTGCCCTGGTCTCAAACCCAACTCCATCTACTTGATGGGCCGTTGCTTTGCTGTTTATGATGTCACCACCGGAACCGCCCGTCACTTTGAACCTCCCAAAGGTGGACCAGAAAAGGTTCCTTTCCTCCCTTATTGGCTTCCTCCTTTTCCGATCTAG
- the LOC104754700 gene encoding uncharacterized protein LOC104754700 isoform X1 — protein sequence MSQLLFRLSKLSSRNDVLIHKSVRLFSTSPYLTLGTRVKEFLPGGCKIGDVLLFDPTKEEIVTVPDKTVPKELMDEEMMGASHGWGFFCDRSDRSVRISDIFNPLASKSNPLMVPLPRLTALPTGQTEEVCNVAMSSSTPLGEEDCVVAIKFSGIQLSLCRPGCDLEWTNILTPFNCLDNSNLMYSKRDRKFYLPAPGGNYLFSYNLHCKTDDLPELHELFYRYHPKLDQSEWELLSSCSRTEYLVESSSSGERFLVKWYAHGFFSPVLKGISFKTKRLMVFREEDTVMGRIMCYTEDIGDMCIFLAKNEAFCIPASNCLGLKPNSIYFMGPGLGIYDLTTGEAHHYKAPECAPTVLTTTPYWLPPFSI from the exons ATGTCTCAGCTTCTCTTCCGTCTCTCCAAACTCTCTTCCCGGAACGATGTGCTT ATACACAAGAGCGTCCGTTTGTTTTCAACCAGCCCGTATTTGACACTTGGCACTAGGGTTAAGGAATTTTTGCCGGGCGGCTGCAAAATTGGAGATGTTCTGTTGTTTGACCCGACCAAGGAAGAGATAGTCACGGTCCCGGACAAAACAGTTCCCAAAGAGCTCATGGACGAAGAAATGATGGGAGCTTCCCATGGATGGGGATTTTTCTGTGACCGCAGTGATCGTTCCGTACGTATCAGCGACATTTTCAATCCTTTAGCATCCAAATCAAACCCTCTCATGGTTCCTCTGCCTAGGCTTACGGCTCTGCCCACTGGCCAAACCGAAGAAGTCTGTAACGTAGCAATGTCCTCCTCTACTCCTCTTGGTGAGGAAGACTGTGTAGTGGCTATCAAGTTTTCGGGTATCCAGCTGAGTCTTTGCAGACCCGGTTGTGACCTTGAGTGGACTAACATCTTAACCCCTTTCAACTGTTTGGACAACTCAAACCTCATGTATTCCAAAAGAGACCGAAAATTCTACTTACCTGCTCCTGGAGGCAACTACTTGTTCTCCTATAATCTCCACTGTAAAACAGACGACCTCCCCGAGCTCCATGAGTTGTTCTATCGCTACCATCCAAAGTTGGATCAGTCCGAGTGGGAGCTTTTGAGTTCGTGTTCCAGGACGGAATACCTTGTGGAGTCATCCTCTAGTGGTGAACGTTTCCTAGTCAAATG GTACGCGCATGGCTTCTTCTCGCCGGTGTTAAAAGGAATTTCCTTCAAAACAAAGAGGTTGATGGTGTTTAGAGAGGAGGACACGGTGATGGGAAGAATCATGTGTTACACAGAGGACATTGGAGACATGTGCATTTTCCTTGCAAAGAACGAGGCTTTCTGCATCCCGGCTAGCAACTGTCTTGGCCTCAAGCCTAACTCCATCTATTTTATGGGACCTGGCTTAGGTATTTACGATCTCACTACTGGAGAAGCACATCATTATAAAGCTCCCGAGTGTGCACCCACCGTTCTCACCACCACCCCTTACTGGCTTCCTCCATTTTCTATCTAG
- the LOC104754695 gene encoding synaptotagmin-5 isoform X2 — protein MGFIVGIIIGLVVGIAIIIGFVKLENSRSKLRSQLANTVAAFARMTVEDSRKLLPPEFYPSWVVFSERQKLTWLNHHLTKIWPYVDEAASDLIRASVEPVLEQYRPAIVASLTFSKLTLGTVAPQFTGVSIIDGDKNGVTMELDMQWDGNPNIVLGIKTLVGVSLPVQVKNIGFTGVFRLIFRPLVDEFPCFGAVSVSLREKKKLDFTLKVVGGDISAIPGLSEAIEETIRDAVEDSITWPVRKVIPIMPGDYSDLELKPVGTLEVKLVQAKNLTNKDLVGKSDPFAKMFIRPLREKTKRSKTINNDLNPIWNEHFEFVVEDASTQHLVVRIYDDEGIQASELIGCAQIRLCELEPGKVKDVWLKLVKDLEIQRDTKNRGEVHLELLYIPYGSGNGIVNPFVTSSMTSLERVLKNDTTDEENASSRKRKDVIIRGVLSVTVISAEEIPIQDLMGKADPYVVLSMKKSGAKSKTRVVNDSLNPVWNQTFDFVVEDGLHDMLVLEVWDHDTFGKDYIGRCILTLTRVIMEEEYKDWYPLDESKAGKLQLHLKWMAQSIYRDS, from the exons atggggTTCATAGTCGGAATTATAATCGGACTCGTTGTCGGAATCGCCATCATCATCGGTTTTGTCAAGTTGGAGAATTCTCGATCCAAGCTTCGCTCTCAACTT GCGAATACGGTGGCTGCTTTTGCGAGGATGACTGTTGAGGATTCGAGGAAGCTTTTGCCTCCTGAGTTTTATCCTTCCTGGGTTGTCTTCTCTGAGCGTCAGAAG TTGACTTGGCTTAACCATCACTTGACAAAGATCTGGCCTTATGTTGATGAG GCAGCCTCTGATCTTATAAGAGCATCTGTCGAGCCTGTTCTTGAGCAATATCGACCTGCTATAGTGGCCTCCTTGACATTTTCTAAGCTTACTCTTGGTACTGTGGCACCTCAGTTTACAG GTGTTTCCATTATCGACGGTGATAAAAATGGGGTGACCATGGAACTTGATATGCAGTGGGATGGAAATCCAAATATTGTACTTGGCATCAAGACCTTAGTTGGTGTGTCTCTTCCAGTTCAG GTGAAAAATATTGGATTCACTGGTGTTTTCAGGCTGATTTTTAGGCCACTAGTTGATGAGTTTCCTTGCTTTGGAGCTGTCAGTGTTTCTCTTAGAGAAAAG AAAAAATTGGATTTCACCCTTAAGGTTGTTGGAGGTGACATTTCAGCAATTCCTGGACTTTCTGAAGCTATTGAG GAAACAATTCGGGATGCCGTGGAAGATTCTATCACATGGCCTGTTCGGAAGGTCATCCCAATTATGCCTGGTGATTATAG CGATCTGGAGCTAAAGCCTGTTGGAACTTTGGAGGTGAAGCTTGTGCAAGCAAAGAACTTGACCAACAAAGATCTAGTTGGAAAATCGGACCCCTTTGCTAAAATGTTTATACGTCCTTTGCGAGAAAAGACTAAAAGAAGCAAGACAATT AACAATGACCTGAATCCCATCTGGAATGAGCATTTTGAATTTGTCGTCGAAGATGCGTCAACTCAACATTTAGTGGTCAGAATATACGATGACGAGGGAATACAGGCATCTGAGCTAATTGGTTGTGCCCAAATCCGGCTTTGTGAACTTGAACCTGGTAAAGTTAAGGATGTCTGGTTGAAGCTAGTCAAAGATTTAGAGATCCAGAGAGATACTAAGAACCGTGGAGAG GTTCACCTTGAGCTACTTTACATCCCTTATGGTTCGGGAAATGGCATTGTAAATCCCTTTGTCACTTCATCGATGACGTCCTTAGAGAGGGTGCTCAAAAATGATACGACAGATGAAGAAAATGCATCAAGCCGTAAAAGAAAAGATGTCATTATAAGAGGAGTGCTCTCTGTGACAGTGATATCTGCAGAAGAGATACCAATACAAGATCTGATGGGGAAAGCTGATCCATATGTTGTTCTCTCGATGAAAAAATCAGGTGCCAAGAGCAAAACTCGG GTCGTCAATGACAGCTTGAACCCGGTTTGGAACCAgacttttgattttgtagttgAAGACGGGTTACACGATATGCTAGTCCTTGAAGTTTGGGACCACGACACCTTTGGAAAG GACTACATTGGGAGATGCATCTTGACGTTGACAAGGGTTATAATGGAAGAGGAATACAAAGACTGGTACCCATTAGACGAGTCCAAAGCGGGCAAGCTTCAGTTGCATCTTAAGTGGATGGCTCAGTCAATTTATCGCGATTCCTAA
- the LOC104754698 gene encoding protein transport protein SEC23 — protein sequence MSEMATMDPEGIDGVRMPWNVWPRNKVEASKCVIPVAACISPIRYHRDIQSVGYAPLRCRSCTAALNPFARVDFSAKIWICPICFQRNHFPPHYHVMSETNLPCELYPQYTTVEYTLPNPSQPTGVGNFDQSGAVSSKPSPSVFVFVLDTCMIEEEFEYAKSALKQAIGLLPENALVGFVSFGTQAHVHELGFSDLTKVYVFRGDKEISKDQILDQLGLGASGRRTPVGGFPMGRDSSGYSGVNRFLLPASECEFTIDSLLDELQTDQWPIKAGRRQSRCTGVALSVATGLLGACFPGTGARIVALIGGPCSEGPGTIVSKDLSEPLRSHKDLDKDAAPFYKKAEKFYDALANQLVNQGHVLDLFASALDQVGVAEMKAAVERTGGLVVLSESFGHSVFKDSFKRVFEDGEQSLGLCFNGTLEVICSKDVKIQGIIGPCASLQKKGPSVADTVIGEGNTTVWKMCGLDKSTCLTVFFDLSSSDQSSTPGGVNNQLYLQFLTSYQNPRGKTLQRVTTVTRQWVDTAISTEELVQGFDQETAAVVVARLASLKMETEEGFDATRWLDRNLIRLCSKFGDYRKDDPASFTLNPNFSLFPQFTFNLRRSQFVQVFNNSPDETAYNRMLLNRENISNAAVMIQPSLTTYSFNSLPQPALLDVASIGVDRILLLDSYISVVIFHGMSIAQWRNMGYQNHPDHQAFAQLLEAPQEDAQMIIRDRFPVPRLVVCDQHGSQARFLLAKLNPSATYNNASEMNEGSDIIFTDDVSLQVFFQHLQKLAVQS from the exons ATGTCAGAGATGGCGACTATGGATCCGGAAGGAATCGATGGAGTTCGTATGCCGTGGAACGTTTGGCCTCGTAACAAGGTTGAAGCAAGCAAGTGTGTGATCCCTGTCGCTGCTTGTATCTCTCCGATCCGTTACCACCGTGATATTCAATCCGTTGGTTATGCTCCTCTTCGTTGTCGCTCTTGTACCGCTGCTCTTAACCCTTTTGCCCGTGTTGATTTCTCCGCTAAGATCTGGATCTGCCCTATCTGTTTCCAGCGTAATCACTTCCCTCCTCACTACCATGTTATGTCTGAGACTAATCTCCCTTGTGAGCTCTATCCGCAGTACACTACGGTTGAATACACTCTGCCTAACCCTTCTCAGCCTACCGGTGTTGGGAATTTTGATCAGAGTGGTGCTGTTTCTTCAAAGCCTTCGCCTTccgtgtttgtttttgttttggatacGTGTATGATTGAGGAGGAGTTTGAGTACGCGAAATCTGCGCTCAAGCAGGCAATCGGGTTGCTTCCGGAGAATGCTCTTGTTGGGTTTGTCTCGTTTGGTACGCAGGCGCATGTTCATGAGTTGGGGTTCTCTGATTTGACGAAAGTTTATGTCTTTAGGGGAGATAAGGAGATCTCCAAAGATCAGATTTTGGATCAGTTGGGGCTTGGTGCTTCTGGCAGGCGAACCCCTGTTGGTGGGTTTCCAATGGGGAGGGACAGTTCTGGCTATTCTGGTGTTAATAGATTCTTGTTGCCAGCGTCCGAGTGTGAATTCACCATTGATTCG CTGTTGGATGAGCTACAGACGGATCAGTGGCCTATCAAGGCTGGACGTCGTCAGTCGCGGTGCACGGGAGTGGCTTTGAGTGTAGCCACTGGACTTCTTGGAGCTTGTTTTCCTGGAACTGGTGCTAGAATCGTTGCTTTAATTGGAGGACCATGTTCTGAGGGGCCAGGCACG ATTGTGTCAAAGGATCTATCAGAACCTTTGCGTTCACACAAAGATCTCGATAAAGATGCAGCTCCCTTCTATAAGAAAGCAGAGAAATTTTATGATGCTCTCGCTAACCAATTGGTTAACCAAGGACATGTACTGGACCTTTTTGCATCCGCACTTGATCAG GTTGGTGTTGCTGAAATGAAAGCTGCGGTTGAAAGAACTGGAGGACTTGTTGTTTTATCAGAAAGTTTTGGCCATTCTGTATTCAAGGATTCCTTTAAGCGAGTATTTGAAGATGGCGAACAGTCTCTCGGCCTTTGTTTCAA TGGTACACTTGAGGTCATTTGTTCAAAGGACGTAAAAATCCAAGGGATTATTGGACCTTGCGCGTCATTGCAAAAG AAAGGCCCAAGCGTTGCTGATACAGTTATTGGGGAGGGGAATACTACAGTTTGGAAGATGTGTGGCCTCGACAAAAGTACTTGTTTGACAGTCTTCTTTGATCTTTCTTCTAGTGATCAATCAAGTACTCCTGGAGGTGTAAATAACCAGCTATATCTACAATTTTTGACAAG CTACCAAAATCCCAGAGGTAAAACATTACAGCGAGTTACTACTGTTACCAGACAATGGGTAGATACTGCTATTAGTACAGAG GAATTGGTGCAAGGTTTTGATCAAGAAACTGCTGCTGTGGTTGTGGCCAGATTAGCTTCCTTGAAAATGGAAACAGAG GAGGGTTTTGATGCTACGCGATGGCTGGACCGGAATCTTATTCGTCTTTGTTCTAAATTTGGTGATTACCGGAAGGATGATCCTGCTTCATTTACTCTAAATCCAAACTTTTCACTATTCCCTCAGTTTACATTTAATCTCCGACGGTCACAGTTTGTGCAG GTGTTCAACAATAGTCCAGACGAAACTGCCTACAACCGCATGCTATTGaaccgagaaaatatttcaaacgCAGCTGTTATGATTCAGCCATCTCTAACAACTTATTCGTTTAACTCACTCCCTCAACCTGCATTGTTGGATGTTGCTTCCATTGGTGTAGACCGTATCCTCCTGTTGGATTCTTACATTAGTGTCGTTATTTTCCATGGAATGAGTATTGCACAGTGGCGCAACATGGGCTATCAAAATCATCCCGACCACCAG GCATTTGCACAACTTTTGGAAGCCCCTCAAGAAGATGCTCAGATGATCATCCGTGACCGTTTCCCTGTACCAAGATTAGTTGTATGTGATCAACATGGATCCCAG GCAAGGTTTCTGTTAGCGAAGTTAAATCCGTCAGCTACATACAACAATGCGAGCGAGATGAATGAAGGTTCCGATATAATCTTCACGGATGATGTTAGTCTTCAAGTCTTCTTCCAACATCTTCAGAAGTTGGCTGTTCAATCTTAA
- the LOC104759085 gene encoding UDP-glycosyltransferase 75B1-like: MVELSKKQIEELARALIEYKRPFLWVITDKLNREAKIEGEDETEVEKIACFRHELEEVGMIVSWCSQIEVLRHRAAGCFVTHCGWSSTLESLVLGVPVVALPMWSDQPTNAKLLEESWKTGVRVRENSEGLVERGEIRRCLEEVMEKRAEKLKESTEKWKRLAIEAGGEGGSSDKNIKAFVESLCFEVV, from the coding sequence ATGGTTGAGCTGTCCAAGAAACAGATAGAGGAGCTGGCTAGAGCGCTTATAGAATATAAACGGCCGTTCTTGTGGGTTATAACGGATAAACTCAACAGAGAAGCGAAAATAGAAGGTGAAGACGAGACAGAGGTTGAGAAGATAGCTTGTTTTAGACACGAACTTGAAGAGGTTGGGATGATTGTTTCTTGGTGTTCGCAGATAGAGGTTTTAAGACACCGAGCTGCAGGTTGTTTTGTGACTCACTGTGGGTGGAGCTCGACGCTGGAGAGTTTGGTTCTTGGCGTTCCAGTTGTGGCGCTTCCGATGTGGTCAGATCAACCGACGAACGCTAAGCTTCTAGAAGAAAGTTGGAAGACAGGTGTGAGGGTGAGAGAAAACTCGGAAGGTTTGGTGGAGAGAGGGGAGATAAGGCGGTGTTTGGAAGAAGTGATGGAGAAGAGAGCTGAGAAGCTGAAGGAAAGCACAGAGAAATGGAAACGTTTAGCGATTGAAGCGGGTGGAGAAGGAGGATCCTCGGATAAGAACATAAAGGCTTTTGTGGAGTCTCTCTGTTTTGAGGTTGTGTGA
- the LOC104754695 gene encoding synaptotagmin-5 isoform X1: MGFIVGIIIGLVVGIAIIIGFVKLENSRSKLRSQLANTVAAFARMTVEDSRKLLPPEFYPSWVVFSERQKLTWLNHHLTKIWPYVDEAASDLIRASVEPVLEQYRPAIVASLTFSKLTLGTVAPQFTGVSIIDGDKNGVTMELDMQWDGNPNIVLGIKTLVGVSLPVQVKNIGFTGVFRLIFRPLVDEFPCFGAVSVSLREKKKLDFTLKVVGGDISAIPGLSEAIEETIRDAVEDSITWPVRKVIPIMPGDYSDLELKPVGTLEVKLVQAKNLTNKDLVGKSDPFAKMFIRPLREKTKRSKTINNDLNPIWNEHFEFVVEDASTQHLVVRIYDDEGIQASELIGCAQIRLCELEPGKVKDVWLKLVKDLEIQRDTKNRGEVHLELLYIPYGSGNGIVNPFVTSSMTSLERVLKNDTTDEENASSRKRKDVIIRGVLSVTVISAEEIPIQDLMGKADPYVVLSMKKSGAKSKTRVVNDSLNPVWNQTFDFVVEDGLHEMLVLEVWDHDTFGKDYIGRCILTLTRVIMEEEYKDWYPLDESKAGKLQLHLKWMAQSIYRDS; this comes from the exons atggggTTCATAGTCGGAATTATAATCGGACTCGTTGTCGGAATCGCCATCATCATCGGTTTTGTCAAGTTGGAGAATTCTCGATCCAAGCTTCGCTCTCAACTT GCGAATACGGTGGCTGCTTTTGCGAGGATGACTGTTGAGGATTCGAGGAAGCTTTTGCCTCCTGAGTTTTATCCTTCCTGGGTTGTCTTCTCTGAGCGTCAGAAG TTGACTTGGCTTAACCATCACTTGACAAAGATCTGGCCTTATGTTGATGAG GCAGCCTCTGATCTTATAAGAGCATCTGTCGAGCCTGTTCTTGAGCAATATCGACCTGCTATAGTGGCCTCCTTGACATTTTCTAAGCTTACTCTTGGTACTGTGGCACCTCAGTTTACAG GTGTTTCCATTATCGACGGTGATAAAAATGGGGTGACCATGGAACTTGATATGCAGTGGGATGGAAATCCAAATATTGTACTTGGCATCAAGACCTTAGTTGGTGTGTCTCTTCCAGTTCAG GTGAAAAATATTGGATTCACTGGTGTTTTCAGGCTGATTTTTAGGCCACTAGTTGATGAGTTTCCTTGCTTTGGAGCTGTCAGTGTTTCTCTTAGAGAAAAG AAAAAATTGGATTTCACCCTTAAGGTTGTTGGAGGTGACATTTCAGCAATTCCTGGACTTTCTGAAGCTATTGAG GAAACAATTCGGGATGCCGTGGAAGATTCTATCACATGGCCTGTTCGGAAGGTCATCCCAATTATGCCTGGTGATTATAG CGATCTGGAGCTAAAGCCTGTTGGAACTTTGGAGGTGAAGCTTGTGCAAGCAAAGAACTTGACCAACAAAGATCTAGTTGGAAAATCGGACCCCTTTGCTAAAATGTTTATACGTCCTTTGCGAGAAAAGACTAAAAGAAGCAAGACAATT AACAATGACCTGAATCCCATCTGGAATGAGCATTTTGAATTTGTCGTCGAAGATGCGTCAACTCAACATTTAGTGGTCAGAATATACGATGACGAGGGAATACAGGCATCTGAGCTAATTGGTTGTGCCCAAATCCGGCTTTGTGAACTTGAACCTGGTAAAGTTAAGGATGTCTGGTTGAAGCTAGTCAAAGATTTAGAGATCCAGAGAGATACTAAGAACCGTGGAGAG GTTCACCTTGAGCTACTTTACATCCCTTATGGTTCGGGAAATGGCATTGTAAATCCCTTTGTCACTTCATCGATGACGTCCTTAGAGAGGGTGCTCAAAAATGATACGACAGATGAAGAAAATGCATCAAGCCGTAAAAGAAAAGATGTCATTATAAGAGGAGTGCTCTCTGTGACAGTGATATCTGCAGAAGAGATACCAATACAAGATCTGATGGGGAAAGCTGATCCATATGTTGTTCTCTCGATGAAAAAATCAGGTGCCAAGAGCAAAACTCGG GTCGTCAATGACAGCTTGAACCCGGTTTGGAACCAgacttttgattttgtagttgAAGACGGGTTACACGAAATGCTAGTCCTTGAAGTTTGGGACCACGACACCTTTGGAAAG GACTACATTGGGAGATGCATCTTGACGTTGACAAGGGTTATAATGGAAGAGGAATACAAAGACTGGTACCCATTAGACGAGTCTAAAGCGGGCAAGCTTCAGTTGCATCTTAAGTGGATGGCTCAGTCAATTTATCGCGATTCCTAA